A DNA window from Ipomoea triloba cultivar NCNSP0323 chromosome 10, ASM357664v1 contains the following coding sequences:
- the LOC116031372 gene encoding protein NRT1/ PTR FAMILY 4.3-like translates to MDMEIGQDFKGEVEDSNCPDEQEVMEETTLDWRGRPSNPAKHGGIRAALFVLGLQGFEIMGLAAVGNNLITYVINEMHFSLSKSANIVTNFIGTVFLLALLGGYLSDSFLGCFWTALIFAFLELSGFILLSIQAHIPQLKPPKCNVLIDGEGCEEAKGLKALIFYIALYLVALGSGCVKPNMIAHGANQFDPNQNPKKLSTYFNAAYFAFSVGELVALTLLVWVQTHSGMDVGFGISAAAMAMGLISLVCGTVLYRNKPPQGSIFTPISQVFVAAFLKRKTEFPSDPRMLHGSRPTLSYHLHHTNRFRFLDKACIKQVEDGALSSKENPWRLCTVTQVEQVKVLLSMIPIFACTIIFNTILAQLQTFSVQQGSAMDTNLKSFKIPPASLQAIPYMMLIFILPLYDAVFVPFARNLTAHPSGISPLLRIGLGLFTATFSMVSAALTEHKRKTASEKSGEILSIFWIAPQFLIFGFSEMLTAVGLIEFFYKESTKGMQTFATSMTYCSYSFGFYLSSVLVSMVNKITSSGSKGKGWLSDNNLNNDRLDLFYWLLAGLSFLNFLNYVFWARWFSRNRSPEQRSFGTTKVVGDNDDSISVA, encoded by the exons ATGGATATGGAGATTGGGCAAGATTTCAAAGGAGAGGTCGAGGACAGTAATTGTCCTGATGAACAGGAAGTGATGGAGGAGACTACTCTTGATTGGAGGGGCAGACCTTCCAATCCTGCAAAACATGGCGGAATTAGGGCTGCACTCTTTGTTCTTG GGTTGCAAGGATTTGAGATAATGGGGCTAGCGGCAGTGGGGAACAATCTGATAACGTATGTGATCAACGAGATGCACTTTTCACTGTCGAAATCAGCGAACATAGTCACCAACTTCATCGGAACTGTCTTCCTCTTAGCACTCCTCGGTGGTTACCTCTCCGACTCTTTTCTTGGCTGCTTTTGGACCGCCCTCATTTTTGCCTTCCTTGAACTTTCG GGTTTCATATTATTGTCGATCCAAGCTCATATTCCCCAGCTAAAGCCGCCAAAATGCAACGTGCTAATAGACGGCGAGGGATGCGAGGAGGCGAAGGGTTTGAAGGCACTCATATTCTATATCGCACTCTACTTGGTGGCGCTTGGGAGTGGGTGTGTGAAACCTAACATGATCGCCCATGGCGCTAATCAGTTCGACCCGAATCAAAACCCTAAGAAGCTCTCCACTTACTTCAATGCCGCTTACTTTGCCTTCTCCGTCGGCGAGCTCGTCGCCCTCACTCTCCTCGTCTGGGTTCAGACTCACTCCGGCATGGACGTCGGCTTCGGGATCTCCGCCGCCGCCATGGCGATGGGCTTGATTAGCTTGGTTTGCGGCACGGTTCTGTATAGGAATAAGCCCCCTCAAGGAAGCATTTTCACTCCAATTTCTCAG GTTTTTGTGGCTGCATTTCTGAAAAGAAAAACAGAATTTCCTTCTGATCCGCGTATGCTTCACGGAAGCCGCCCCACTCTTTCTTATCATCTTCATCACACTAATCGATTcag GTTCTTGGACAAGGCTTGTATCAAGCAGGTTGAAGATGGAGCCCTAAGCTCAAAGGAGAATCCATGGCGTCTCTGCACAGTAACCCAAGTGGAACAAGTGAAAGTACTACTCTCAATGATCCCCATATTCGCCTGCACCATAATCTTCAACACCATCCTAGCCCAGCTCCAAACCTTCTCAGTCCAACAAGGCTCCGCCATGGACACAAACCTCAAATCCTTCAAAATCCCCCCGGCTTCCCTGCAAGCCATCCCCTACATGATGCTCATCTTCATCCTCCCTCTCTACGACGCCGTTTTCGTCCCCTTCGCCCGCAATCTCACCGCCCACCCCTCCGGCATCTCCCCTCTCCTCCGCATCGGCCTCGGCCTCTTCACCGCCACTTTCTCCATGGTCTCCGCCGCCCTAACAGAACACAAGCGAAAAACGGCCTCCGAAAAATCCGGCGAGATTCTCTCCATCTTCTGGATCGCTCCCCAATTCCTCATCTTCGGATTCTCCGAAATGCTCACCGCCGTCGGATTAATCGAGTTTTTCTACAAAGAATCTACGAAAGGAATGCAGACATTCGCGACCTCCATGACCTATTGTTCGTACTCTTTCGGTTTCTACTTGAGCTCAGTTCTTGTATCCATGGTGAACAAGATAACCTCTTCTGGTTCGAAAGGGAAAGGGTGGTTGAGCGATAATAATCTGAATAATGATAGGCTTGATTTGTTCTATTGGCTGCTAGCGGGGTTGAGTTTCCTTAATTTCCTGAATTATGTGTTCTGGGCTAGATGGTTTTCCAGAAACCGGTCGCCGGAACAGCGAAGCTTTGGTACTACAAAGGTGGTCGGAGATAATGATGATAGTATTAGTGTAGCTTGA